Part of the Leptotrichia massiliensis genome, AGAAGGGAGAATAATTTAATATTTTAAATAGTTTCAATATGGTATATGCTATGAAAAATAATGGAATTTTTGCAGTATTACAGAAAATAGGAAGGGCTTTTATGCTTCCTATTGCAGTTTTGCCAATGGCAGGGATACTTTTAGGAGTGGGAGGTTCTTTTACAAATCCTGTCCTTATAAAAACGTATAATTTAACTTTTCTTGAACCGGGAACACCGTTAAATTATCTTATGCAGCTGTTTTCTAATACAGGATTATTTGTTTTTGCAAATTTACCTTTACTGTTTGCGGTTGGTGTAGCTATAGGGCTTGCAAATAAAAATAAAGAAACTGCCGCTTTATCAGCTGTTTTAGGATTTTTGCTTTTTCACACTATAATAGGAACAATACTCAGCTTTAAAGGGATAACTCCTGATTCGGTAACTTATGACGCTCTTATTGGAAAAGGTTTGAGTGAAGCTGCGGCAAGAGGAACAGCGGCATTATATGCGAAGGAACTTGGAATATTTACATTACAGACCGGTGTATTTGGCGGTATCGTGTGTGGTATTGTGGCTTCGGCAATTACAAACAGTTTTTCAGATAAAAAATTACCTGATTATTTGGCATTTTTCAGTGGGAATAGATTTGTGCCTGTTATGACGATTATTTTGTTTATTCCTTTGGCAGCGATATTTCCGTTTATTTGGCCTACAATTTTTATGGGAATTGTGAAAGCTGGAGAAATGTTTGCAGCTACAGGGGCTATAGGAACATTCTTCTATGGATTTACAATGAGATTGTTAAATGTATTTGGATTGCACCATGCTATATATCCTCTGTTCTGGTATACTCAGCTTGGAGGTTATCAGGAAGTGGCAGGACAGATGGTAGCAGGAGGACAAAATATATTCTTTGCACAGCTTGCAGATCCATCAGTAAAACATTTTAGTGCAGCAGCAACAAAAACAATGACAGGTGGATTTTTACCTATGATGTTTGGATTACCTGCAGCGGCCCTTGCAATGTACAGAACTGCGGATGGTAAGAACAAAGCGGTTGTAAAAGGAATATTGCTATCAGCTGCATTGACATCATTCCTTACAGGAATAACTGAACCAATAGAATTCACTTTCTTATTTGTAGCGCCTGTACTATATGTAATTCACGCATTGCTTGAAGGACTTGCCTATATGCTGATGTATGTGCTTAATGTGGCAGTAGGAATTACATTCTCAAGAGGAATTATAGATTTCACTTTCTTTGGACTTTTACAAGGAAATGCAAAAACTTCATATTACTGGATACTAATATTAGGGCCTGTATACGCACTTGTATATTATTTTGTATTCAAAACATTAATTTTGAAATTTAATATTCTTACACCAGGTAGAGGAGATTCTGAAAATAAACTTTACACAAGAAAAGATTATAACGAAGCCAAAGAAAATACAGAACTTATAGACAATATAGTAGTTTCATTAGGAGGAGCAGAAAATATAGAAAATATAGATGCCTGCATTACAAGACTTAGAGTTACTGTAAAGGATGCTTCTATAGTTGCTAATGATGCGACATGGAAAGAATTGCAGGCAAAAGGTGTA contains:
- a CDS encoding PTS transporter subunit EIIC, coding for MKNNGIFAVLQKIGRAFMLPIAVLPMAGILLGVGGSFTNPVLIKTYNLTFLEPGTPLNYLMQLFSNTGLFVFANLPLLFAVGVAIGLANKNKETAALSAVLGFLLFHTIIGTILSFKGITPDSVTYDALIGKGLSEAAARGTAALYAKELGIFTLQTGVFGGIVCGIVASAITNSFSDKKLPDYLAFFSGNRFVPVMTIILFIPLAAIFPFIWPTIFMGIVKAGEMFAATGAIGTFFYGFTMRLLNVFGLHHAIYPLFWYTQLGGYQEVAGQMVAGGQNIFFAQLADPSVKHFSAAATKTMTGGFLPMMFGLPAAALAMYRTADGKNKAVVKGILLSAALTSFLTGITEPIEFTFLFVAPVLYVIHALLEGLAYMLMYVLNVAVGITFSRGIIDFTFFGLLQGNAKTSYYWILILGPVYALVYYFVFKTLILKFNILTPGRGDSENKLYTRKDYNEAKENTELIDNIVVSLGGAENIENIDACITRLRVTVKDASIVANDATWKELQAKGVIRSGKGIQVVYGTQAETYKNQIREKYRI